The DNA sequence ATGTATTATTTAAAACAGATGATGTCCTGTTCTTCTCTCGTCTTTTAGAAGGCAATTATCCGGATACATCACGTTTAATTCCAGAAGAGTTTAAAACAATGATTACGATTAACGGAAAATCTTTATTGCAGGCAATTGACCGTGCTTCACTTTTAGCTCGTGAAGACCGCAATAATGTTGTTCGTTTTGAAACACTGGAAAATCAAACAGTCGAAATTTCATCGAATTCACCTGAGATCGGTAAAGTTGAAGAGCAGATTCAAGTGGAAAGTTTGGAAGGTGAAACATTAAAGATTTCATTCAGTGCGAAATATATGATGGAAGCCTTAAAAGCGATTGATGGACAAGATGTAGTAATTGAATTTACAGGTGCAATGCGCCCGTTCATCTTACGTTCTGTTGCAGATGATGCAATTTTGCAATTGATTTTACCGGTACGTACTTACTAAAATTCAATAAAATTTTAAAAGGAATGGTCTTAACTTGTTATTGAGACCGTTCCTTTTTTACTTATGGACGATTTTTAGGTATGATAGAATGATAAGACTTTATTTAAGTGGAGGATGACTTACGTTGAATGAATTAGTAATTGATACAGAATATATAACGCTTGGTCAAGCGCTGAAAATGACAGATGCAATTAGCTCTGGCGGTATGGCAAAGTGGTTTTTAAGTGAACATGAAGTGTTTGTAAATGGAGAAGTGGAAGATCGTCGCGGGAAAAAACTGCGTCATGGAGATGTAATTAATATTCCTGGTGTAGGACGCTACAAAATTGTCGATGCATTTATTCAAAACGGAGAAAATTAATACATGAACATCGAGCGCTTGCAGCTAACAAATTATCGTAACTATGAATCGTTAACACTGGATTTTTCAGATAAAATTAATGTTTTTATTGGGGAAAATGCTCAAGGAAAAACAAATGTAATGGAATCAATCTATGTACTAGCGATGGCCAAATCTCATCGTACCGCGAACGATAAAGAATTAATACGTTGGGATGCGGATTATGGTAAAATAGAAGGTGTGGTAAATAAGCGTTACGGTGGCGTTCCTATCG is a window from the Solibacillus isronensis genome containing:
- the yaaA gene encoding S4 domain-containing protein YaaA; translation: MNELVIDTEYITLGQALKMTDAISSGGMAKWFLSEHEVFVNGEVEDRRGKKLRHGDVINIPGVGRYKIVDAFIQNGEN